From Strix uralensis isolate ZFMK-TIS-50842 chromosome 1, bStrUra1, whole genome shotgun sequence, a single genomic window includes:
- the RPL14 gene encoding large ribosomal subunit protein eL14, giving the protein MVFKRFVEIGRVAFISFGPHAGKLVAIVDVIDQNRALVDGPCSGVRRQAMPFKCMQLTDFVLKFPHSARQKCVRLAWEKENINEKWAATRWAKKIEAREKKAKMTDFDRYKVMKAKKMRNRIIKHEMKKLQKMSSKKGKKPEKSEKSEKAPKSEKVQKAQKAQK; this is encoded by the exons ATG GTGTTCAAACGCTTCGTCGAGATTGGCAGAGTTGCTTTCATTTCCTTCGGGCCACACGCTGGCAAGCTGGTGGCCATTGTGGATGTCATTGACCAAAATAGG gcacTAGTTGATGGCCCCTGCAGTGGTGTCAGAAGGCAGGCTATGCCCTTCAAGTGCATGCAGCTGACTGACTTTGTTCTCAAGTTCCCACACAG TGCTCGTCAGAAGTGTGTGCGACTTGCCTGggagaaggaaaatataaatgaaaaatgggcGGCGACAAGATGGGCAAAGAAGATTGAAGCCCGAGAAAAG aaagCCAAAATGACCGATTTTGATCGCTACAAggttatgaaagcaaagaaaatg AGAAACAGGATCATCAAGCATGAAATGAAGAAGCTCCAGAAGATGTCTTCTAAAAAAGGCAAGAAGCCAGAAAAGTCAGAGAAGTCGGAGAAGGCGCCCAAGTCAGAGAAGGTGCAGAAGGCACAGAAGGCGCAGAAATAA